The Streptomyces sp. V4I8 genome includes the window AACGAGTCGAAGTGCGTGTTCGTCATGCCCAGGCTCTTGGCCATGGTGTTCATCTTGCCGATGAACGACTTCACGCGCGCGTTGACCGTCGAGCCGGTACCGAACTTGTCGGCGAGGGACATCGCGGCGTCACAGCCCGACTTGAGCATCATCCCGTACAGCAGCTGACGGACGGTGACCTTGTCACCGACGATCAGGTTGGCCGACGAGGCGCCCTTGGAGACGATGTAGTTGCTGACCTCCTTCCTTATCGTGACCTTGGTGTCCAGGTTCAGGTTCGACTGCGAGAGCACGACCTTGGCGGTCATGATCTTGGTGGTGGAGGCGGTGAGCCTCTTGGTGTCCGCGGACTTGGTGAACAGCGTCTTACCGGTCGCGCTGTTCATCAGGAACCCGCCCTTGGCGGTGATCGAGGGCGTGGTCACGGCCTGCGCGGGGGCCGCGGTGACGGCACCGGAGGCGAGGACCGCGCCGGTCGTGAGCACGACGGCTGCGGCTCTGCGGACACGCATGCCCTTGATGGCAGTTATCAACTGAAATACCCCGATTACGTCGAATGCCCCGAAAGTGCGGCCGAATTGGAGGGGAAAGAAAGTGGGGCCGCACGTGTGTGACACGTAATTAGCACAGAAGGTTGTGCAGCGGCTGGGGTGGATGTTGCTTCTTTGCCGGAAGATTCCGCTGTGAGGTCCGCATGGTGGAATGACCACCGCCATGCGTACGTGTTGTATCTATGCTGTGGGCATGCCTTCCGCCCCGCCCGCACCCCTCAAGCAGCCACCCGCCGCCGACCGCGTCTACACCCATGTCAAGCAGGGTGTCCTGGACCGCCGTTACGAGGGCGGGACGCTCCTCACCGAGGGCGAGCTCGCCGAGGCCGTCGGCGTCTCGCGCACGCCCGTGCGGGAAGCGCTGCTGCGGCTGGAGGTCGAGGGGCTGATCAAGCTCTACCCGAAGAAGGGCGCACTGGTCCTGCCGGTCTCCGCGCAGGAGATCAAGGACGTGGTCGAGACGCGGATGCTCGTCGAGGAGCACGCGGCGCGCAAGGCCGTCCCCGCGCCCCCCGGCCTCATCGAGCGCCTGGAACAACTGCTCGCCCAGCAGAAGGCCCAGGCCGCCGCCGGTGATCTCGCCGGAGCGGCCGTCACCGACCGGTGCTTCCACGCGGAGATCGTCCGCAGCGGCGGCAACGAGATCCTGTCGAGGCTGTACGACCAACTGCGCGACCGGCAACTGCGCATGGGCGTCGCCGTCCTGCACTCCCACCCCGACCGGATCGCCAAGACCCTGGTCGAGCACGACGAGATCCTTCAGGCCCTGCGCTCCGGGGACGCCGAGGCGGCCGTGGGGCTGGTCCACCGGCACATCGGCTGGTTCTCGCACCTCGCCCGGGGTGAGGAGCGATGAGGACCTCCGCATTGCCGGGTGACCCTCTGGGCGGCCGCCGCGCCGTCGCCGTCTGGGGCATTGGCGTCTCGGTCTACTTCGTCGCCGTCATCTTCCGTACGTCCCTCGGGGTCGCCGGCCTCGACGCCGCGGACCGCTTCGACGTGAACGCCTCGGCCCTGTCGACGTTCTCGATCCTGCAACTGCTCGTCTACGCGGGCATGCAGATACCCGTCGGCCTCCTCGTCGACCGCCTCGGCACCAAGAAGGTGCTGGGCCTGGGCGTGGTGCTGTTCACGGCGGGCCAACTGGGCTTCGCCTTCTCACCGTCGTACGGCATGGCCCTCGCCTCACGCGCCCTGCTGGGCTGCGGCGACGCGATGACGTTCATCAGCGTGCTGCGGCTGGGCAGCCGCTGGTTCCCGGCCCGGCGCGGTCCACTGATCGCGCAGCTCGCCGGACTCGCGGGCATGGCGGGCAACCTCGTCTCCACGCTGGTGCTGGCACGGCTGCTGCACGGGGTGGGCTGGACGGCGGCGTTCGCGGGCAGCGCGGGTGCGGGTGCCGTGGTGTTCGTCCTGTTGCTGCTGTTCCTGAAGGACCACCCCGAGGGGCACGAGCCGGACCCGCTTCCGCACCAGGGCGCGGCGTACGTACGACGCCAGATCGCCGCCTCCTGGCGGGAACCGGGCACGCGGCTCGGGCTGTGGGTGCATTTCACGACCCAGTTCCCGGCGATGGTGTTCCTGCTGCTGTGGGGCATGCCGTTCCTGGTCGAGGCGCAGGGGCTGTCCCGGGCCACGGCCGGTGAACTGCTCACCCTCGTCGTCCTGTCGAACATGGTCGTCGGCCTGGTCTACGGCCAGGTCGTCGCCCGGCACCACGAGGCGCGGCTCCCGCTGGCGCTGGGCACGGTGGGCGCGACGGCGCTCCTGTGGGCGACGACGCTGGTCTGGCCCGGCGACACGGCGCCGATGTGGCTGCTGATCGTGCTGTGCGCGGTGCTCGGCGCGTGCGGTCCGGCCTCCATGCTCGGCTTCGACTTCGCACGGCCGGCGAATCCGCCGGAGCGGCAGGGCACGGCGTCCGGGATCACCAACATGGGCGGCTTCGTGGCCTCGATGACGACGCTGTTCGCGATCGGGGTGCTGCTCGACGCGACCGGGGACGACTACGCCGTCGCCTTCTCGGTGGTCTTCGTCCTCCAGGCGCTGGGTGTGAGCCAGATCCTGCGGCTGCGGAAGCGGGCGGCGCGCAGGGAGCGGGAACGGCTGGTGGCCAGCAGGGTGGAGACCGTGCACGTTCCCGCGTGAGCCTGCGGCGGCCGGGGAACTACAGGGCCGGGACGAGTGTGAGGTACGCGAGTCCAAGTACGCCCCGATAGCTCATCCACTGGGCGCGGTGGCGGTCCAGGCGCTCACGGGTCTCGGCGGCCAGCGGGTGACCGGGGTGCTGGGCCAGCCACACCTCGACGTCCGCCTGGTACGCGGATTCGAACTCCTCCCACTCGTCGAGGTTGGCCGTCTCGGTCCACTCCGGGCGGAAACCGGCGGCTACCGCGAGGTCGAGCAGGGTGGCCAGGTCGTGGTGGTCGGTGACGGCGGCTTCCGGCCACATGCCCTTGAGTTCGGCGGGGGTCGGGGTGCGCTGCCAGAAGCCCTCACCCAGCAGTACGCGGCCGTTGTCGGTGACGAGGCCGCGTAGTGCGCGGAGGGCCTCGGTGGTGTGCTCGGGCGGCTCGGTGGTGCTCAGGGCCTGGCTCGATCCGACGCACAGGACCAGGTCGGCGGGGCCGCGGGTGGCTGCGAGGGCGGACTCCTCGACGAATTCGGCCCGGTGCGTCAGGCCTCTGGCTTCGGCGTTGCGGCGGCCGCGGGCGAGGTCGTCGGCGTTGAGGTCGATGCCTGTGCCGCTCGCGTCGGGGGCCGCGGTCAGGATGCGCAGCATCAACTCGCCCCAGCCGCAGCCGATGTCGAGGACGGTGGTGGGGTTCGTCCGGGTGAGTCGCCGGACGAGGCTTTGGGCCCGCGCCTCGGAGAGGGGACCGTGGAAGGTCAGGTGGGTCAGGCGGGGCGGGTGGCTGGCTGGGGTGTTCATGTGGGAGTCGGTCACGGCGGGACGTTAGCTGTGGGTGTGGAGTGGGCGACAGCGGTTTTCGCCCCCGCCGCCCCTACCCGTCTCTTTCTGGAAGGGGCTCGCCCCTTCGACCCCGCTGGGGCTGCCGCCCCAGACCCCGCTTCGGCCCGAAGGGCCTCGTCCTCAAACGCCTGACGGGCTGAGGATGCCTGGTGTTACGACGTCACCGTGAAGTTCCGCAGGATCGCCGCCGTCAGATCCGTGTCGCCCTCCGCCTTTACGCGGTCTGCGGCCGCCTCCGGGGTGACGCGGCCGCAGGCGAGGCGGACGTAGGTTTCCCAGTCGAGGGTGAGGGTGGCGGCGGGGCCCAGCGCGGGGGCCGTTTCGAGGGTGCCGCGGCCCTGGATGTCGATGCGGATCGTGCGGAGGAACTCGATCGGGCCGTGGACGTCGAGGACGATCGCCGAGCTGCGGGGGGCATCGGCCCTGGTGGCGACGATCTCGGGCAGCTTGCCGAGCAGGACGTCGCGGGCCACGTGCGCGCCGGGGGAGTCGAGGTTGCCGGGGCGGCCGAGGGCGGTGCGCAGGTCCTGTTCGTGGACCCAGACGTCGAACGCGTGGGTGCGCATCGACTCTTCGAGGGTGAGCTCCGCGCCGAGCGGGCCGCGGACCTTCGTGCCGGGGTCGCGGGACTCGTTCCGCAGCTGGCGGTTGCGGCGGATGACCGTGTACTCCAGCTCGGACGTCATCTCCGGCGCCGTGTGGTGGCGGCGGACGTCGACCTGCATCTCCATGTAGCGCTGGTGGTCGTTGGTGACGTGGAAGAGGTCGCGCGGGAGGGTGTGGATGGGGCGCGGGTCGCCGAGCATCTCGCAGTCCAGGCCGATGACATGCGACACGACGTCGCGGACCGACCAGCCGGGGCAGGGTGTGCGCCGATTCCACTCGCCCTCCACAAGCGGCGTCACCAGCTCGGATATCGCTTCGATCGAGTGGGTCCAGGCGTCGGCGTAGGGCTGGAGGGTGGGATGCAGACTCACGGAACGGGACCCCTCGGCGGTCGGTACACGGGCGGTTTGTGGCGGCGTTGCCAGTGGGAGGCGGCTCTGTCGGCGGGTGTCTTGAAACGCTAAGTTACGCTGCTGTGAGGCACCCCGGCAGTGCTTTCGTGTGACGATCGTAGGCCCCGTGCGGAAGCCCGTGTGGACCGCTCGAATGCCAGGACGGTGGTAGTGTGCGCGCCTCTTTGCTCCAGATCGACGTCAATGAGGGCGAATCGGTCGAATCGCGTCGGGTGAGGGTTTCCTCGCTGGTACGGGAACAGGCCGGGTCGGCCGACCTCGTCGTCCTGCCCGAGCTGTGGACCACCGGCGCCTTCGCCTACGAGGAGTTCGGCAGCGAGGCCGAGCCGCTCGAAGGCCCGACGTACGAGGCGATGGCGAAGGCCGCGAGCGACGCGGGCGTGTGGCTGCACGCGGGATCGATCCCCGAGCGCGACCCCGAGGGTCCCCTCTACAACACGTCCCTCGTCTTCTCCCCCTCCGGTGATCTGGCCGCCGCGTACCGAAAGATCCATCGGTTCGGCTTCGACAAAGGCGAGGCCGTGCTGATGGGGGCCGGCGCGGAGCTGGTGACGGCGCGTCTGCCCGAGACCACGATCGGTGTGGCCACCTGTTACGACCTCCGTTTCCCCGAGTTGTTCCGCGGCCTCGTCGACGCCGGCGCCGAGACCCTGGTCGTCCCGGCGGGCTGGCCCGAACGCCGACGGGCGCACTGGACGCTGCTGGCTCAGGCGCGGGCGGTGGAGAACCAGGCGTTCGTGCTCGCCTGTGGAACGGCCGGGACGCACGCGGGAGTTCCACAGGCCGGTCACTCGATCGTGGTGGATCCCTGGGGCGAGGTGCTGGCCGAGGCCGGTGCGGGGGAGCAGGTCCTGACGGTGGAGTTCGACCCGGCGAAGGTCGCGGTGACACGGGATCAGTTCCCGGCGCTCAAGGA containing:
- a CDS encoding GntR family transcriptional regulator, coding for MPSAPPAPLKQPPAADRVYTHVKQGVLDRRYEGGTLLTEGELAEAVGVSRTPVREALLRLEVEGLIKLYPKKGALVLPVSAQEIKDVVETRMLVEEHAARKAVPAPPGLIERLEQLLAQQKAQAAAGDLAGAAVTDRCFHAEIVRSGGNEILSRLYDQLRDRQLRMGVAVLHSHPDRIAKTLVEHDEILQALRSGDAEAAVGLVHRHIGWFSHLARGEER
- a CDS encoding D-alanyl-D-alanine carboxypeptidase family protein produces the protein MRVRRAAAVVLTTGAVLASGAVTAAPAQAVTTPSITAKGGFLMNSATGKTLFTKSADTKRLTASTTKIMTAKVVLSQSNLNLDTKVTIRKEVSNYIVSKGASSANLIVGDKVTVRQLLYGMMLKSGCDAAMSLADKFGTGSTVNARVKSFIGKMNTMAKSLGMTNTHFDSFDGISNGSNYSTPRDLTKLARSAMKSTTFKTVVKTKAYTAKTITSSGSTRTMATWNNTNTLLGWNGTLGVKTGSGSEAKYCLVFAATLNGESVMGTVLTAPDEASRTADVKKLINYGYAKI
- a CDS encoding carbon-nitrogen family hydrolase; translation: MRASLLQIDVNEGESVESRRVRVSSLVREQAGSADLVVLPELWTTGAFAYEEFGSEAEPLEGPTYEAMAKAASDAGVWLHAGSIPERDPEGPLYNTSLVFSPSGDLAAAYRKIHRFGFDKGEAVLMGAGAELVTARLPETTIGVATCYDLRFPELFRGLVDAGAETLVVPAGWPERRRAHWTLLAQARAVENQAFVLACGTAGTHAGVPQAGHSIVVDPWGEVLAEAGAGEQVLTVEFDPAKVAVTRDQFPALKDRVLGLAAPRR
- a CDS encoding nitrate/nitrite transporter, whose protein sequence is MRTSALPGDPLGGRRAVAVWGIGVSVYFVAVIFRTSLGVAGLDAADRFDVNASALSTFSILQLLVYAGMQIPVGLLVDRLGTKKVLGLGVVLFTAGQLGFAFSPSYGMALASRALLGCGDAMTFISVLRLGSRWFPARRGPLIAQLAGLAGMAGNLVSTLVLARLLHGVGWTAAFAGSAGAGAVVFVLLLLFLKDHPEGHEPDPLPHQGAAYVRRQIAASWREPGTRLGLWVHFTTQFPAMVFLLLWGMPFLVEAQGLSRATAGELLTLVVLSNMVVGLVYGQVVARHHEARLPLALGTVGATALLWATTLVWPGDTAPMWLLIVLCAVLGACGPASMLGFDFARPANPPERQGTASGITNMGGFVASMTTLFAIGVLLDATGDDYAVAFSVVFVLQALGVSQILRLRKRAARRERERLVASRVETVHVPA
- a CDS encoding cyclopropane-fatty-acyl-phospholipid synthase family protein gives rise to the protein MNTPASHPPRLTHLTFHGPLSEARAQSLVRRLTRTNPTTVLDIGCGWGELMLRILTAAPDASGTGIDLNADDLARGRRNAEARGLTHRAEFVEESALAATRGPADLVLCVGSSQALSTTEPPEHTTEALRALRGLVTDNGRVLLGEGFWQRTPTPAELKGMWPEAAVTDHHDLATLLDLAVAAGFRPEWTETANLDEWEEFESAYQADVEVWLAQHPGHPLAAETRERLDRHRAQWMSYRGVLGLAYLTLVPAL
- a CDS encoding maleylpyruvate isomerase family mycothiol-dependent enzyme, which gives rise to MSLHPTLQPYADAWTHSIEAISELVTPLVEGEWNRRTPCPGWSVRDVVSHVIGLDCEMLGDPRPIHTLPRDLFHVTNDHQRYMEMQVDVRRHHTAPEMTSELEYTVIRRNRQLRNESRDPGTKVRGPLGAELTLEESMRTHAFDVWVHEQDLRTALGRPGNLDSPGAHVARDVLLGKLPEIVATRADAPRSSAIVLDVHGPIEFLRTIRIDIQGRGTLETAPALGPAATLTLDWETYVRLACGRVTPEAAADRVKAEGDTDLTAAILRNFTVTS